From a single Acidobacteriota bacterium genomic region:
- a CDS encoding ABC transporter ATP-binding protein → MTNNGTILSVNDLRTYFQTEDGVVKAVDGITFELKKGETLGIVGESGSGKSVTNLSVMRLIPEPPGKIVGGDIIFDGIDVRSLSIDEVRKIRGKRMAMIFQDPMTSLNPFLKVSTQLTEVTRLHLGHTKEQAYEHGVKMMEMVGIPDPRSRMDGYPHELSGGMRQRVMIAMALACDPELLIADEPTTALDVTIQAQILELIKDLKARMGTSVILITHDLGVVAGMTDKIIVMYAGKVFEQAPTRELFATPANPYTKGLLRSVPDPAHEQGKELYQIPGLPPDVAHLPPGCPFAERCDRAADICRREFPPFVKINEDHHSLCHFADQVYAESQAERELV, encoded by the coding sequence GTGTGGTGAAGGCGGTTGACGGTATTACATTTGAGCTCAAGAAGGGCGAGACGCTTGGGATAGTCGGCGAATCGGGCTCGGGCAAATCCGTGACGAACCTTTCGGTGATGCGGCTGATCCCGGAACCGCCCGGAAAGATCGTCGGCGGCGACATAATCTTTGACGGCATCGACGTCCGCTCGCTCTCGATAGATGAGGTTCGCAAGATCCGCGGCAAGCGGATGGCGATGATCTTTCAGGACCCGATGACGTCGCTCAACCCGTTCCTTAAGGTCTCGACGCAGTTGACCGAGGTGACGCGGCTGCACCTCGGGCATACAAAAGAGCAGGCCTACGAACACGGCGTAAAGATGATGGAGATGGTCGGGATTCCCGACCCGCGTTCACGGATGGACGGCTACCCGCATGAACTTTCGGGCGGCATGCGGCAGCGGGTGATGATCGCGATGGCACTCGCTTGCGACCCCGAATTGCTTATCGCCGATGAGCCGACGACGGCTCTCGACGTAACCATTCAGGCGCAGATACTTGAGCTGATCAAGGACCTCAAGGCGCGGATGGGTACGAGCGTAATTTTGATCACGCACGACCTCGGCGTCGTCGCCGGGATGACGGACAAGATCATCGTGATGTATGCCGGCAAGGTGTTTGAACAGGCACCGACCCGCGAGCTTTTTGCAACACCCGCGAATCCGTATACGAAAGGCCTGCTCCGGAGCGTCCCCGACCCTGCCCATGAGCAGGGCAAGGAGCTTTATCAGATACCGGGCTTGCCGCCCGACGTTGCCCACTTGCCGCCGGGATGTCCTTTTGCCGAACGGTGCGACCGTGCGGCCGATATTTGCCGCCGCGAGTTTCCGCCATTCGTGAAGATCAATGAGGATCACCACTCGCTCTGCCATTTCGCCGATCAGGTCTATGCGGAATCTCAGGCGGAAAGGGAATTGGTCTGA